One window from the genome of Bufo bufo chromosome 4, aBufBuf1.1, whole genome shotgun sequence encodes:
- the LOC120999004 gene encoding LOW QUALITY PROTEIN: dual specificity testis-specific protein kinase 1-like (The sequence of the model RefSeq protein was modified relative to this genomic sequence to represent the inferred CDS: inserted 1 base in 1 codon; deleted 1 base in 1 codon) gives MESAVDVENAVDGHGVMLSSHGSCHLRPSSYWAKRSAISSLARIADVYCEKIGSRFFSEVLKVRDRQSGQIMVLKMNKIMSNHANMLREVQLMNRLCHPNILRFMGVCLQQHQLHALTEYINGGNLEQLLQRGEPLSWTRRVKLSLDIAQGLRYLHSKGIFHRDLTSKNCLVHYTTATTRYYVVADFGLAEKILDHNQMEPLSVVGYLYWMGPEVLQXDVYNEKADVLAFGIILCKIIARIPADPDYFPSTEDLGLDIMTL, from the exons ATGGAATCGGCAGTGGATGTGGAGAATGCTGTGGACGGCCATGGGGTGATGCTGAGCAGTCATGGGTCGTGCCATCTGCGCCCCTCCTCTTACTGGGCCAAGCGCAGCGCCATCTCCAGCCTCGCTCGCATCGCCGACGTCTACTGCGAGAAGATTGGATCCAGATTCTTCTCCGAAGTCCTCAAGGTGCGGGATCGTCAGTCCGGCCAAATCATGGTGCTCAAGATGAACAAGATTATGAGCAACCATGCCAACATGCTCCGAGAGGTGCAGCTGATGAACAGACTTTGTCACCCCAATATTCTGAGGTTCATGGGTGTATGTTTGCAGCAGCACCAGCTTCACGCCCTCACTGAGTACATTAATGGCGGTAACCTGGAGCAGCTGCTGCAGAGAGGGGAGCCTCTGTCCTGGACCAGGCGCGTCAAGCTGAGCCTGGATATTGCCCAGGGCCTGCGCTACCTGCACTCCAAGGGCATCTTCCACCGCGACCTCACCTCCAAGAACTGTCTGGTGCACTAC ACGACAGCGACTACACGCTACTACGTAGTGGCAGACTTTGGACTGGCCGAGAAAATTCTGGATCACAATCAGATGGAGCCGCTCTCAGTGGTGGGCTACCTGTACTGGATGGGCCCTGAAGTCCTGC AGGATGTGTACAATGAGAAGGCCGACGTCTTGGCCTTTGGAATCATATTATGCAAGATAATTGCACGGATCCCGGCGGACCCCGACTATTTTCCCAGCACTGAAGACTTAGGCTTGGACATCATGACGCTCTGA